In a genomic window of Methylovirgula sp. 4M-Z18:
- a CDS encoding replication-associated recombination protein A — protein MTNLFTVAGLDKDAPRPLADRLRPRTLSDVAGQDHLLGEMGALTRLIRSGSLGSLIFWGPPGTGKTTVARLLAQETKLAFVQTSAIFGGVAELKKIFDEARARRISGQGTLLFVDEIHRFNRAQQDSFLPVMEDGTITLIGATTENPSFELNAALLSRARVLTFRALDDEAIAKLLQRAEAHEDKPLPLDENARATLIRMADGDGRAALTLAEEVWRAAKPDEMFDTAGLSDIVQRRAPIYDKAQEGHYNLISALHKTVRGSDPDAALYYLARMFDAGEDPLFIARRVVRMAVEDIGLADPQALVIANAAKEAYDFLGSPEGELAIAQAVIYCATAPKSNAAYRAFGAASRLAREHGSLMPPKTILNAPTKLMREEGYGEGYAYDHDQPDAFSGQNFWPDALGRQKLYNPPERGFEREIKKRLDWWEKLRRERRDS, from the coding sequence ATGACGAATCTTTTTACCGTCGCTGGGTTGGACAAGGACGCTCCGCGTCCGCTTGCCGACCGGTTGCGTCCTCGGACGTTGAGCGATGTCGCGGGCCAGGATCATCTCCTGGGCGAGATGGGCGCGTTGACGCGGCTGATCCGCTCCGGCTCGCTAGGGTCGCTGATTTTCTGGGGGCCGCCCGGCACCGGCAAGACGACGGTTGCGCGGCTGCTGGCGCAGGAGACTAAGCTCGCCTTCGTCCAGACCTCGGCGATTTTCGGCGGCGTCGCCGAGCTGAAGAAGATCTTCGACGAGGCGCGGGCTCGGCGGATCAGCGGGCAGGGCACTTTGCTGTTCGTCGACGAAATTCACCGCTTCAACCGGGCGCAGCAGGATTCGTTCTTGCCGGTGATGGAGGACGGCACGATCACGCTGATCGGCGCGACGACCGAAAACCCGTCGTTCGAACTCAACGCGGCGCTGCTCTCGCGGGCAAGGGTCCTCACCTTTCGTGCCCTCGACGACGAGGCGATCGCGAAACTGCTACAGCGGGCCGAGGCGCATGAGGATAAGCCCCTGCCGCTCGACGAGAATGCCCGCGCCACGTTGATTCGCATGGCGGATGGCGATGGCCGTGCCGCGCTAACCCTGGCCGAAGAGGTGTGGCGCGCTGCCAAGCCCGACGAAATGTTCGATACGGCCGGATTGTCGGACATCGTCCAGCGCCGCGCCCCGATTTACGACAAGGCGCAAGAGGGGCATTACAATCTCATCAGCGCCTTGCACAAAACCGTGCGCGGGTCCGACCCAGATGCGGCGCTCTATTATCTCGCGCGGATGTTCGACGCGGGCGAGGATCCGCTCTTCATCGCGCGGCGGGTCGTGCGCATGGCGGTGGAGGACATCGGTCTTGCCGACCCGCAAGCCCTCGTGATCGCCAATGCGGCCAAGGAGGCTTACGATTTTCTGGGCTCGCCGGAAGGTGAACTCGCCATCGCGCAAGCCGTGATCTATTGCGCGACGGCGCCGAAATCCAACGCCGCCTATCGCGCGTTTGGCGCCGCCTCGCGGCTCGCGCGCGAACACGGCTCGCTCATGCCGCCGAAAACCATTCTCAATGCACCGACCAAACTGATGCGCGAAGAGGGGTATGGCGAGGGTTATGCCTATGACCATGACCAGCCTGACGCGTTCTCGGGACAAAATTTTTGGCCGGACGCCTTGGGGCGCCAGAAGCTTTACAACCCGCCGGAGCGCGGTTTCGAGCGCGAGATCAAGAAACGATTGGACTGGTGGGAAAAGCTGCGGCGCGAGCGGCGCGACTCTTAG
- the rpsM gene encoding 30S ribosomal protein S13: MARIAGVNIPTNKRVVIALQYIHGIGAKKAEEICEKVKIPAERRVNQLSDAEVLQIRETIDRDYIVEGDLRREVSMNIKRLMDLGCYRGLRHRRGLPVRGQRTHTNARTRKGKPKAIAGKKK, from the coding sequence ATGGCTCGTATAGCCGGTGTAAATATTCCGACCAACAAGCGCGTGGTCATCGCGCTGCAATACATCCACGGCATCGGCGCGAAGAAGGCCGAGGAAATCTGCGAAAAGGTGAAGATCCCGGCGGAGCGCCGTGTCAACCAGCTCTCGGACGCCGAAGTGCTGCAGATCCGCGAAACCATCGACCGCGATTACATCGTCGAAGGCGATCTGCGCCGCGAAGTGTCGATGAACATCAAGCGCCTGATGGACCTGGGCTGCTATCGTGGCCTCCGCCACCGCCGCGGCCTGCCGGTGCGTGGTCAGCGGACCCACACCAACGCGCGTACCCGTAAGGGCAAGCCGAAGGCGATCGCCGGTAAGAAGAAGTAA
- the rpsK gene encoding 30S ribosomal protein S11, translated as MAKEATRVRRRERKNIASGVAHVNSTFNNTMITITDAQGNTISWSSAGTMGFKGSRKSTPYAAQMAAEDAARKASEHGVRTLEVEVCGPGSGRESALRALQAAGFNVTSIRDVTAIPHNGCRPRKRRRV; from the coding sequence ATGGCAAAAGAAGCAACCCGCGTCCGCCGCCGCGAACGCAAGAATATCGCATCGGGCGTCGCCCATGTGAACTCGACCTTCAACAACACGATGATCACCATCACCGACGCCCAGGGCAACACGATTTCGTGGTCTTCGGCCGGTACGATGGGCTTCAAGGGTTCGCGTAAATCGACCCCTTATGCCGCCCAGATGGCTGCCGAAGACGCAGCGCGCAAGGCCTCCGAGCATGGCGTCCGCACGCTCGAAGTCGAGGTTTGCGGTCCGGGTTCCGGCCGTGAATCGGCGCTCCGCGCCCTGCAGGCTGCCGGCTTCAACGTGACCTCGATCCGTGATGTCACCGCGATCCCGCACAACGGCTGCCGCCCGCGCAAGCGCCGCCGCGTCTAA
- a CDS encoding porin — MRCFLKCGVAALVAIGASGAYAADLPSKKAAPAEYVKICSAYGAGYFYIPGTDTCLKIGGYLRAVFEGVSVGNQGTLTPYKAGIASKSAATAATVVSGRSLNATGFNTRVQLTFDARTATAYGTLRSYMALRLHQNDGANILYWTAPNPGVQLKYGFVQWAGLTAGVAESNFDFFADAIGINDMRIPDKTVSQLAYTATFGNGFSATLAVEDGTARQTNSTIPFYTGSTASVTAGGYVGTRQPDVVGTLRYDQSWGAVQVSGLYHNNDAEVSSSIGAAHKDASGWGGKAGLDLKLPQVAPGDELWLEGNWTKGFLKTITQGSPRGWDGQKGWIFPDYDVIIFNNSVKEPTAWNALVAYQHYWSAQWASNIRADYLNVKYPSSVTGNATTPTIATNWNEWRVALGADWIPIKGLDLGLEGIWTRLDQKAPFGFTGVPGLPFKKVTNSYEGLFQVRRDF; from the coding sequence ATGCGGTGTTTTCTGAAATGCGGCGTAGCCGCTCTGGTCGCGATTGGGGCCTCGGGTGCCTATGCGGCCGATCTGCCTTCCAAGAAGGCCGCGCCGGCCGAATATGTCAAAATCTGCTCGGCTTATGGCGCCGGCTATTTCTACATTCCTGGCACTGACACCTGCTTGAAGATCGGCGGCTATCTCCGTGCGGTTTTCGAAGGCGTAAGCGTCGGTAATCAGGGAACTTTGACACCCTATAAGGCAGGCATTGCTTCCAAGAGCGCGGCAACGGCAGCAACGGTCGTGTCCGGCCGCAGCCTGAATGCCACCGGCTTCAATACGCGCGTCCAGCTCACTTTTGACGCCCGCACCGCAACCGCGTATGGCACGTTGCGTTCGTACATGGCCCTGCGCTTGCACCAGAACGATGGCGCCAACATTTTGTATTGGACGGCGCCGAATCCTGGCGTTCAGCTTAAATATGGCTTCGTTCAGTGGGCTGGCTTGACCGCCGGTGTTGCGGAATCGAATTTCGACTTCTTTGCCGATGCGATCGGCATCAACGATATGCGCATTCCGGATAAGACCGTGAGCCAATTGGCCTACACGGCAACGTTCGGCAACGGGTTCTCGGCAACCCTGGCCGTTGAAGATGGCACGGCTCGCCAGACAAACAGCACGATCCCCTTCTACACAGGCTCGACCGCTTCAGTCACCGCGGGCGGCTATGTCGGCACCCGTCAGCCTGACGTCGTCGGCACCTTGCGCTACGATCAATCCTGGGGTGCGGTACAAGTCTCTGGTCTTTATCACAACAACGACGCGGAAGTGAGCTCGTCCATCGGCGCGGCTCACAAGGACGCAAGCGGCTGGGGCGGCAAGGCCGGCCTCGATCTGAAGCTGCCGCAAGTCGCGCCTGGCGACGAGCTGTGGCTCGAAGGCAACTGGACGAAGGGCTTCCTGAAGACCATCACCCAGGGATCGCCGCGCGGCTGGGACGGCCAAAAGGGCTGGATCTTCCCCGATTACGACGTGATCATCTTCAACAACAGCGTGAAAGAGCCGACCGCTTGGAATGCTCTCGTCGCGTATCAACACTATTGGTCGGCACAATGGGCATCGAACATCCGGGCTGACTATTTGAACGTCAAATATCCGTCCTCGGTCACCGGCAATGCGACGACCCCGACGATTGCCACCAACTGGAACGAATGGCGCGTTGCTCTGGGCGCCGACTGGATCCCGATCAAGGGCCTGGACCTGGGCCTGGAAGGCATCTGGACCCGTCTCGACCAGAAGGCACCCTTCGGCTTCACTGGCGTTCCTGGTCTGCCCTTCAAAAAGGTCACGAACAGCTATGAAGGCTTGTTCCAAGTGCGCCGCGATTTCTAA
- the crcB gene encoding fluoride efflux transporter CrcB: MQAILIVFFGGGVGSVFRHLVNVYAAKWLGTGWPWGTYTVNIVGSLVMGLLAGYFAFRAGVAWTQQGRLLLMTGILGGFTTFSAFSLDSILLWERGQIGYAVLYVTSSVFISLLALVAGLSFVRALS; this comes from the coding sequence ATGCAAGCAATTCTTATCGTGTTTTTCGGCGGCGGTGTCGGCTCGGTTTTCCGGCATCTCGTCAATGTTTATGCCGCCAAATGGCTCGGGACCGGCTGGCCCTGGGGCACCTACACAGTCAATATCGTCGGCTCGCTGGTGATGGGCTTGCTGGCCGGTTATTTCGCCTTTCGCGCCGGCGTTGCCTGGACGCAGCAGGGCCGGCTTCTGCTCATGACGGGCATTCTTGGCGGGTTCACCACGTTTTCGGCTTTTTCGCTCGATAGCATTTTGCTATGGGAACGCGGGCAGATCGGCTATGCGGTGCTCTACGTGACTAGCTCGGTCTTCATCTCCCTGCTTGCGCTGGTCGCAGGCTTGAGTTTCGTGCGGGCGCTATCATGA
- the rplQ gene encoding 50S ribosomal protein L17, giving the protein MYHGRAKRRFNRTAEHRKAMFSNMCQALIKHEQIITTLPKAKDLRPVVEKLVTLGKRGDLHARRQAIAQIRDVALVRKLFDVLGARYKDRHGGYTRIMKAGFRQGDNAAMAVIEFVDRDVTARGQDSGPVEVQEEGAEAAA; this is encoded by the coding sequence ATGTATCATGGTCGCGCAAAGCGCCGTTTCAACCGCACCGCCGAGCACCGCAAGGCTATGTTCTCGAACATGTGCCAGGCGCTCATCAAGCATGAGCAGATCATCACGACGCTGCCGAAGGCCAAGGACCTGCGTCCAGTCGTCGAGAAGCTCGTCACCCTCGGCAAGCGCGGCGACCTGCACGCCCGTCGTCAGGCCATCGCCCAGATCCGCGACGTGGCCCTGGTGCGCAAATTGTTCGACGTGCTCGGCGCTCGTTACAAGGACCGTCACGGCGGCTATACCCGCATCATGAAGGCCGGCTTCCGCCAGGGCGACAATGCGGCGATGGCCGTGATCGAATTCGTCGACCGTGACGTCACCGCGCGCGGCCAGGATTCGGGCCCGGTCGAAGTGCAGGAAGAAGGCGCCGAGGCAGCAGCCTAA
- a CDS encoding adenylate kinase has protein sequence MRLIILGPPGAGKGTQSVRLVEKYQIPQLSTGDMLRAAVKHETPIGLKAKEVMAAGHLVSDEIVVGIVADRIEEPDAHNGFILDGFPRTVPQAEALDKMLASKNVQLDAVLELVIDHEKLMARIKKRAADMEAAGQTVRADDRPEALFKRLEAYNAYTAAVGPYYEKKGLLRKVDGMQPIEAVAAAIDKILGEDKS, from the coding sequence ATGAGATTGATCATACTGGGGCCGCCAGGCGCCGGTAAGGGCACACAATCGGTGCGCCTGGTTGAAAAATACCAGATTCCGCAACTCTCCACCGGCGATATGCTGCGCGCCGCCGTAAAGCACGAGACGCCGATCGGGCTGAAAGCCAAGGAAGTGATGGCTGCGGGCCACCTCGTATCGGACGAAATCGTGGTCGGCATTGTGGCCGACCGAATCGAAGAGCCGGATGCGCACAACGGATTCATCCTCGACGGCTTTCCGCGCACCGTCCCGCAGGCCGAGGCGCTGGACAAGATGCTCGCCTCGAAGAATGTGCAGTTGGATGCCGTGCTCGAATTGGTGATCGATCACGAGAAGCTGATGGCGCGTATTAAAAAGCGCGCCGCCGATATGGAAGCGGCGGGTCAGACGGTCCGCGCCGACGACAGGCCGGAGGCCTTGTTCAAGCGCCTCGAGGCCTATAACGCCTACACGGCCGCGGTCGGCCCTTATTACGAAAAGAAGGGACTTCTGCGCAAAGTGGACGGCATGCAGCCAATCGAGGCCGTCGCGGCCGCGATCGATAAGATTCTGGGTGAAGATAAGTCTTGA
- a CDS encoding RluA family pseudouridine synthase, which produces MRIDRWFKRRLPDLALSHLAKICRKGEVRLDGKRVETSTRVHAGAKLRVPPLKLDAPAAPAVKRAPSTSDLNAIKDMVLFEDKYLMVLNKPYGLAVQGGSGMTRHIDGMLEALANADGERPRLVHRLDRDTSGVLLIAKSRRMAADLGEIFRSRQARKIYWALVEGVPRPMQGRISLFLAKGEGMGDARGPRKPGERAEFERMRVAKHGEEDAQHSITYYTVVDKVASRLAWLSMKPITGRTHQLRAHTEAIGHPIVGDPKYGVRRAATDPKRTDPLQALPPGIEQKLHLLARRLILPHPKGGILDVTAPLPSHMQKSWDMFGFDVKQDDPIMGAPEE; this is translated from the coding sequence ATGCGGATCGACCGCTGGTTCAAACGCCGGCTGCCGGATCTCGCTTTGTCCCATCTCGCCAAGATTTGCCGCAAGGGCGAGGTGCGCCTCGACGGCAAGCGCGTCGAGACCTCGACTCGGGTCCATGCAGGCGCAAAATTGCGCGTCCCGCCGTTGAAGCTGGACGCTCCGGCCGCACCGGCGGTCAAACGCGCGCCGTCCACCTCGGATCTCAACGCCATCAAGGATATGGTTCTGTTCGAGGACAAATATCTGATGGTGCTCAACAAGCCCTACGGCCTCGCGGTGCAGGGCGGCTCGGGCATGACGCGCCATATCGACGGCATGCTGGAGGCGCTCGCCAATGCCGACGGCGAGCGGCCGCGCCTGGTGCATCGGCTCGACCGCGACACATCCGGGGTGCTCCTGATCGCGAAATCGCGCCGCATGGCGGCGGATCTTGGCGAAATTTTTCGCTCGCGACAGGCGCGCAAAATCTACTGGGCGTTGGTCGAGGGCGTGCCGCGCCCGATGCAGGGGCGCATTTCGCTGTTTCTGGCGAAAGGCGAGGGGATGGGCGATGCCCGTGGTCCGCGCAAACCGGGCGAGCGGGCCGAATTCGAGCGCATGCGCGTCGCCAAACACGGCGAAGAGGATGCGCAACATTCGATCACTTATTATACCGTGGTCGACAAGGTCGCCTCGCGCCTCGCTTGGCTGTCGATGAAGCCGATCACCGGCCGCACCCATCAATTGCGCGCCCATACCGAGGCGATCGGCCATCCGATTGTCGGCGACCCCAAATATGGCGTGCGCCGCGCGGCAACCGATCCGAAGCGCACCGACCCGTTGCAGGCCCTGCCGCCCGGAATCGAGCAAAAGCTCCACCTCCTGGCGCGCCGCCTGATTTTGCCGCATCCCAAGGGCGGCATTCTTGACGTGACAGCGCCGCTTCCCTCGCATATGCAAAAGAGCTGGGATATGTTCGGATTCGACGTCAAGCAGGACGATCCGATCATGGGGGCGCCCGAGGAATGA
- a CDS encoding porin, producing the protein MRGFLKYGAAALAVVGASGAYAADLPSKKAAPAEYVKVCSVHGTGYFYIPGTDTCLQIGGYVRVTYIGMNVGNTATLTYKGPSGVTPQSSHAQNATGFSLRAVTTFDARTTTAYGTLRSYMKFYMANTSGANPLGYSLSSPFSVKFGFVQWAGITAGRAQSMFDFYADDLGQDDVRGPDKTVNMLAYTATFGNGFSATLAIEDSQSTGTVPALTTATNTVSAYSYEGTRQPDVIANVRVDQSWGAAQLSGIYNDQNVLASSDLGAFHKSASGWGVLGGVQIKLPMIAPGDVLWLQSAYMHGILSRQTQGNPRGWQYSGSSQSNGYGSQKGWIVSDYETLVVNNSVKMPTSYSAVLAFKHNWSAQWASSLEASYLNVRYPSAVTGGAKTKALTSNWNEWRVGGGLYWMPVTGLTIGADLYYTRLDQKAPIYNGVAFTGAGTGLGFKKINNGYEGLLRVQRNF; encoded by the coding sequence ATGCGGGGTTTTCTTAAATATGGTGCGGCGGCTCTTGCAGTCGTTGGAGCGTCGGGCGCTTATGCCGCCGACCTGCCTTCCAAAAAGGCCGCGCCGGCCGAGTACGTCAAAGTCTGCTCGGTGCATGGCACCGGCTACTTTTATATTCCCGGCACCGACACCTGCTTGCAGATCGGTGGTTATGTCCGCGTCACCTATATCGGCATGAATGTCGGCAACACGGCAACCTTGACCTATAAGGGCCCCTCGGGCGTTACGCCGCAATCGTCGCACGCCCAGAATGCGACGGGCTTTTCGCTCCGCGCCGTGACGACCTTCGATGCGCGCACCACGACCGCCTACGGCACGCTGCGCTCCTACATGAAGTTTTACATGGCAAACACGAGCGGCGCCAACCCGCTGGGATACAGCCTCTCCTCGCCTTTCTCGGTCAAGTTCGGCTTCGTTCAATGGGCAGGCATCACGGCCGGTCGCGCGCAGTCGATGTTTGACTTCTATGCCGACGACCTTGGCCAGGACGACGTCCGCGGCCCGGATAAAACCGTGAACATGCTGGCCTACACGGCCACCTTCGGCAACGGTTTCTCGGCAACCTTGGCGATCGAAGATTCGCAGTCCACCGGCACGGTGCCGGCGCTGACCACTGCGACCAACACTGTTTCCGCCTATTCCTATGAGGGAACACGCCAACCTGACGTCATTGCCAACGTGCGCGTCGACCAATCGTGGGGCGCTGCGCAACTGTCCGGCATCTACAATGATCAGAACGTGTTGGCTTCGTCGGATCTCGGCGCCTTCCACAAGAGCGCCTCCGGTTGGGGCGTGCTCGGCGGCGTCCAGATCAAGCTGCCGATGATCGCACCTGGCGATGTGCTGTGGCTCCAGAGCGCTTACATGCACGGCATTCTCTCCCGTCAGACTCAGGGCAACCCGCGCGGCTGGCAATATTCGGGCAGCAGCCAATCGAACGGATACGGCAGCCAAAAGGGCTGGATCGTGTCGGACTACGAGACATTGGTCGTCAACAACAGCGTGAAGATGCCGACGTCCTACAGCGCCGTCCTCGCGTTCAAGCACAATTGGTCTGCACAATGGGCCAGCAGCTTGGAAGCCAGCTATTTGAACGTGAGATATCCGTCCGCTGTCACTGGCGGCGCCAAGACCAAGGCGCTCACGTCCAACTGGAACGAATGGCGCGTTGGTGGCGGCTTGTACTGGATGCCGGTCACCGGCCTGACCATCGGCGCCGATCTCTATTACACTCGCCTCGACCAGAAGGCGCCGATCTACAACGGTGTTGCGTTCACGGGCGCAGGTACAGGTCTCGGCTTCAAGAAGATCAACAACGGCTACGAAGGCCTGCTGCGCGTGCAGCGCAACTTCTGA
- a CDS encoding AAA family ATPase: MQVVSLVTQKGGSGKSTMAACLAVAAHEAGENVFIIDMDPQGSLTQWSKTRGENDIPVEAIPHGKLERALALLAKNGVSLVIIDTAGTESAATTAAMRAANLCVIPVRPAVFDIWASEATRKTLRSLRRDYVFLLNQCPAAQDSERMREGAKALESLGGLLTPLVAARVDYQEAAKHGWGVTEYAPAGKAADEMRHLWKSLKRRLAKGKPAAKARKAA, translated from the coding sequence ATGCAGGTGGTTTCCCTGGTAACTCAGAAAGGCGGATCGGGCAAAAGCACCATGGCTGCCTGTCTCGCCGTGGCGGCGCATGAAGCGGGCGAAAATGTCTTCATCATCGACATGGATCCGCAGGGCTCGCTGACCCAATGGTCGAAGACGCGCGGCGAAAACGACATTCCGGTGGAAGCTATTCCGCACGGCAAACTGGAGCGGGCGCTGGCGCTGCTCGCCAAGAATGGCGTGTCGCTCGTGATCATCGATACGGCAGGCACGGAATCGGCGGCGACCACAGCGGCGATGCGCGCCGCCAATCTGTGCGTCATCCCGGTGCGGCCGGCGGTCTTCGACATTTGGGCCTCCGAGGCGACGCGCAAGACATTGCGGAGCCTGCGCCGCGATTACGTCTTCCTGCTCAATCAGTGCCCGGCCGCGCAGGACAGCGAAAGGATGCGGGAAGGAGCCAAGGCGCTCGAAAGCTTGGGCGGCCTTCTGACCCCGCTCGTCGCCGCGCGCGTCGATTATCAGGAAGCCGCCAAACACGGTTGGGGCGTCACCGAATATGCGCCGGCCGGCAAGGCCGCCGATGAAATGCGGCACTTGTGGAAATCGCTGAAGCGCCGCCTGGCCAAGGGCAAGCCAGCGGCGAAGGCGCGCAAAGCGGCGTAG
- a CDS encoding DNA-directed RNA polymerase subunit alpha, whose product MIQKNWQELKKPSKLQVTAGDDAKRFATLVAEPLERGFGMTLGNSLRRILLSSLQGAAVTAVHIDGVLHEFSSIPGVREDVTDIIINVKDIAIKMQGEGPKRMTLKKSGPGVVTAGDIAVSGDTQVLNPDLVLCTLDEGAEIRIEFTVNTGKGYVPADRNRSEDAPIGLIPVDSLYSPVKKVSYRIENTREGQDLTLDKLIMQVETNGAITPEDAVAYSARILQDQLNVFVNFEEPKREEAAPAIPELAFNPALLKKVDELELSVRSANCLKNDNIVYIGDLIQKTEGEMLRTPNFGRKSLNEIKEVLAQMGLHLGMEVSGWPPENIEDLAKRFEEHY is encoded by the coding sequence GTGATTCAGAAGAACTGGCAAGAACTGAAAAAGCCGAGCAAGCTGCAAGTCACCGCCGGTGACGACGCCAAGCGGTTTGCCACCCTGGTCGCCGAACCGCTGGAACGCGGCTTCGGCATGACGCTCGGCAACTCGCTCCGCCGTATCCTTTTGTCGTCGCTGCAGGGCGCTGCCGTGACCGCTGTCCATATCGACGGTGTGCTGCACGAGTTCTCGTCGATCCCGGGCGTGCGTGAAGATGTCACCGACATCATCATCAACGTGAAGGACATCGCGATCAAGATGCAGGGCGAAGGCCCGAAGCGCATGACCCTCAAGAAGAGCGGCCCTGGCGTCGTGACCGCCGGCGATATCGCGGTCAGCGGCGATACACAGGTGCTCAACCCCGACCTCGTGCTGTGCACGCTGGACGAGGGCGCCGAGATCCGCATCGAATTCACGGTCAATACCGGCAAGGGCTATGTCCCGGCTGACCGCAACCGTTCGGAAGATGCGCCGATCGGCCTGATTCCGGTCGACAGCCTCTACTCGCCTGTGAAGAAGGTCAGCTATCGTATTGAAAATACGCGCGAAGGTCAGGACTTGACCCTCGACAAGCTAATCATGCAGGTCGAAACCAATGGCGCGATCACGCCGGAAGACGCGGTCGCTTATTCGGCCCGCATCCTGCAGGATCAGCTCAATGTCTTCGTGAACTTCGAAGAGCCCAAGCGCGAAGAAGCCGCTCCGGCCATTCCGGAACTCGCCTTCAACCCGGCGCTGCTCAAGAAGGTCGACGAACTGGAACTGTCAGTCCGCTCGGCAAACTGCCTCAAGAACGACAACATCGTCTACATCGGCGATCTCATCCAGAAGACCGAAGGCGAAATGCTCCGCACGCCGAACTTCGGCCGCAAGTCGCTCAACGAAATCAAGGAAGTGCTCGCTCAGATGGGCCTGCACCTCGGCATGGAAGTGAGCGGTTGGCCGCCGGAGAATATCGAAGACCTCGCGAAGCGCTTCGAAGAGCACTACTAA
- a CDS encoding DegQ family serine endoprotease: protein MSLISGRIARALAICAALTLALPSLAQQTLKQPPESKPQITLSFAPVVKKVQPAVVNVFAQRVEQHPQQRNPLFDDPIFQRFFGGGRPDEPAARSLGSGVIVDSSGLVVTNHHVIEGMTDVKVALSDKREFDADIVLRDPRTDLAVLRIKGHGPFPVMELGDSDAIEVGDLVLALGNPFGVGQTVTQGIISALARTQVGISDYGFFIQTDAAINPGNSGGALVDMSGRLVGINSAIYSQSGGSIGIGFAIPVNMVKSVIAAAENGGTKVQRPWLGASLQSVSREIADGLGLERPSGALVANVSASSPAGNAGIKSGDVITAVDGQPVDDPEGFSYRLGTKPIGGEAKISLLRGGKQQVVALKLAPAPEMPARDSIKLNNPSPFSGATIVNLSPAVVDEYNVEGVQQGVMVTDVEDGSTAAEVGVQKGDVILSINDQKIGTTREMAAATASKHYYWKLSLARGGQVITTMISG from the coding sequence ATGTCTTTGATTTCGGGACGAATTGCGCGGGCATTAGCGATTTGCGCGGCATTGACGCTGGCCCTTCCAAGCCTCGCGCAGCAAACCCTCAAACAGCCGCCCGAGTCGAAGCCGCAAATCACGCTGTCCTTCGCGCCGGTGGTCAAGAAGGTGCAGCCCGCCGTGGTCAATGTCTTTGCTCAGCGGGTCGAGCAACATCCGCAGCAGCGCAATCCTCTGTTCGACGACCCGATCTTCCAGCGCTTCTTCGGTGGCGGGCGGCCTGACGAACCGGCGGCCCGGTCGCTGGGCTCCGGCGTCATCGTCGATTCTTCCGGGCTGGTCGTGACCAACCATCATGTCATCGAAGGCATGACGGATGTGAAAGTGGCCTTGAGCGACAAGCGCGAGTTCGACGCCGACATCGTGCTGCGCGATCCGCGCACCGATTTGGCAGTGTTGCGCATCAAAGGGCATGGCCCGTTTCCGGTGATGGAGCTTGGGGATTCCGACGCGATCGAGGTGGGCGATCTCGTGCTGGCGCTCGGCAACCCCTTCGGCGTCGGACAGACAGTGACGCAAGGGATCATCTCGGCGCTCGCGCGCACGCAGGTCGGCATTTCGGATTACGGCTTCTTCATCCAGACCGACGCGGCGATCAACCCCGGCAATTCCGGCGGCGCGCTGGTCGATATGAGCGGGCGGCTCGTCGGCATCAATTCGGCGATCTATTCGCAAAGCGGCGGGTCGATCGGCATCGGCTTCGCGATCCCGGTCAACATGGTCAAGAGCGTCATCGCGGCGGCGGAGAATGGCGGCACCAAAGTGCAGCGGCCTTGGCTCGGCGCGAGCCTGCAGAGCGTCTCGCGCGAAATTGCCGATGGTCTTGGCCTCGAGCGGCCGTCCGGCGCATTGGTGGCCAATGTGTCCGCCAGCAGCCCAGCCGGCAATGCCGGCATCAAGAGCGGCGACGTGATCACGGCGGTCGACGGTCAGCCGGTCGACGATCCGGAAGGGTTCAGCTACCGCCTCGGCACCAAGCCGATCGGCGGCGAAGCCAAGATCTCGCTCCTGCGCGGGGGCAAACAGCAGGTGGTGGCGCTGAAGCTGGCGCCGGCGCCGGAGATGCCGGCCCGCGACAGCATCAAGCTCAACAATCCGTCGCCCTTCTCGGGCGCGACGATCGTCAATCTCTCGCCCGCGGTCGTCGACGAATATAATGTCGAAGGCGTGCAGCAGGGCGTCATGGTGACGGATGTGGAGGATGGCTCAACCGCCGCCGAGGTCGGCGTGCAGAAGGGCGATGTCATCCTCTCGATCAACGATCAGAAGATCGGCACGACGCGCGAGATGGCCGCGGCCACCGCGAGCAAGCATTATTACTGGAAACTGTCCCTTGCCCGAGGTGGGCAGGTCATCACCACGATGATCAGCGGATAA